A stretch of the Serratia marcescens genome encodes the following:
- the aaeR gene encoding HTH-type transcriptional activator AaeR — MERLKRMSVFAKVVEFGSFTAAARQLDMSVSSISQTVSKLENELQVKLLNRSTRSIGLTEAGKIYYQGCRRMLHEVSEVHEQLYAFNNTPAGTLRIGSSSTMAQNVLANMTAEMMKEYPGLTVNLVTGIPAPDLITDGLDLVIRTGALQDSSLFSRRLGQMPMVVCAAKSYLSQHGTPQKPSDMVNFSWLEYSVRPDSEFELMSPEGITTRISPQGRFVTNDSSTMIRWLKNGAGIAYAPLMWVIEEINRGEIEILFKSYHSDPRPIYALYTEKDKLPLKVQVCINYLTDYFERVAAVYQGYR; from the coding sequence ATGGAAAGATTAAAACGGATGTCGGTATTCGCCAAAGTGGTTGAGTTCGGGTCGTTTACCGCGGCCGCGCGCCAACTCGACATGAGCGTTTCATCGATCAGCCAAACCGTCTCGAAACTGGAAAATGAGCTGCAGGTCAAGCTGTTGAACCGCAGCACGCGCAGCATCGGCCTGACCGAGGCCGGCAAAATCTACTATCAGGGCTGCCGGCGCATGCTGCACGAAGTCAGCGAAGTGCATGAGCAACTGTATGCGTTTAACAATACCCCCGCCGGCACGCTGCGCATCGGCAGCTCATCCACCATGGCGCAAAACGTGCTGGCGAACATGACCGCCGAGATGATGAAAGAGTACCCGGGCCTGACGGTCAACCTGGTGACCGGCATTCCGGCGCCGGATCTGATCACCGACGGATTGGATCTGGTGATCCGCACCGGCGCGCTGCAGGACTCCAGCCTGTTCTCCCGCCGCCTGGGGCAGATGCCGATGGTGGTGTGCGCCGCCAAAAGCTACCTCAGCCAGCACGGCACGCCGCAGAAGCCGAGCGACATGGTCAACTTTTCCTGGCTGGAGTACAGCGTGCGGCCCGACAGCGAATTTGAACTGATGTCGCCGGAGGGCATCACCACGCGCATTTCACCGCAGGGGCGCTTCGTCACCAACGACTCTTCCACCATGATCCGTTGGCTGAAAAACGGCGCCGGCATCGCCTACGCCCCGCTGATGTGGGTGATCGAAGAGATCAACCGCGGCGAGATCGAGATCCTGTTCAAAAGCTATCATTCGGATCCGCGGCCGATCTATGCGCTCTATACCGAGAAGGACAAACTGCCGCTTAAGGTGCAGGTATGCATCAACTACCTAACCGACTATTTCGAACGCGTGGCGGCGGTCTATCAGGGTTATCGCTGA
- the uriH gene encoding uridine-preferring nucleoside hydrolase UriH: MKKIILDCDPGHDDAIALLLAWGNPQIDLLAVTTVVGNQTLDKVTRNALAVARIANITGVPFAAGCPRPLVRNIEVAPDIHGDSGLDGPVLPEPHLQLDSRHAVDLIIETVMAHPPGSVTLVPTGGLTNIAMAVRKEPRIAERVKEVVLMGGGYHVGNWSAVAEFNIKIDPEAAHIVFNEKWPLTMVGLDLTHQALATPAVCERIAALGTRPATFVGELLAFFGRMYQQAQGFSAPPVHDPCAVAYVIDPSVMTVRKAPVDIELTGTLTLGMTVADFRAPPPPDCHTQVAVKLDQDKFWDLVVDALERIGEVE; the protein is encoded by the coding sequence ATGAAAAAAATCATACTGGACTGTGACCCGGGGCATGACGACGCCATCGCCCTGTTGCTGGCCTGGGGCAATCCGCAGATCGACCTGCTGGCGGTCACCACCGTGGTGGGTAACCAGACGTTGGACAAAGTGACGCGCAACGCGCTGGCGGTGGCGCGCATCGCCAATATCACCGGCGTACCCTTCGCCGCCGGCTGCCCGCGTCCGCTGGTGCGCAATATCGAAGTGGCGCCCGACATTCACGGCGATTCCGGCCTCGATGGCCCGGTGCTGCCGGAACCCCACCTGCAGCTGGACTCGCGCCATGCGGTAGATCTGATCATCGAGACCGTGATGGCCCATCCACCCGGCAGCGTGACGCTGGTGCCGACCGGCGGCCTGACCAATATCGCCATGGCGGTGCGTAAAGAGCCGCGCATTGCCGAACGGGTCAAGGAAGTGGTGCTGATGGGCGGCGGCTATCATGTGGGCAACTGGAGCGCGGTAGCGGAGTTCAATATCAAAATCGATCCCGAGGCGGCGCACATCGTGTTTAACGAAAAATGGCCGCTGACCATGGTCGGGCTGGATCTCACTCACCAGGCTTTGGCCACGCCGGCAGTCTGCGAGCGCATCGCCGCCCTCGGCACCCGGCCGGCCACCTTCGTCGGCGAACTGCTGGCATTCTTTGGCCGTATGTACCAGCAGGCGCAGGGCTTCAGCGCCCCACCGGTACACGATCCTTGCGCCGTCGCCTACGTAATCGATCCGAGCGTGATGACGGTACGCAAAGCGCCGGTGGATATCGAACTGACCGGCACCCTGACGCTGGGCATGACGGTCGCGGACTTCCGCGCGCCGCCGCCGCCGGACTGCCACACCCAGGTCGCGGTCAAACTGGATCAGGATAAATTCTGGGATCTGGTGGTAGATGCGCTGGAGCGGATTGGCGAAGTGGAGTGA
- the aaeX gene encoding p-hydroxybenzoic acid efflux pump operon protein AaeX, with the protein MSLLPVMVIFGLSFPPVFFELLVSLALFFLLRRLLQPTGIYDFVWHPALFNTALYCCLFYLISCLFV; encoded by the coding sequence ATGAGTTTGCTTCCGGTTATGGTCATCTTCGGACTGTCGTTTCCGCCGGTGTTTTTCGAGCTGCTGGTGTCGCTGGCGCTGTTTTTTCTCTTGCGCCGCCTGCTGCAGCCGACGGGGATTTACGATTTTGTCTGGCATCCGGCGCTGTTTAATACCGCGCTGTATTGCTGCTTGTTTTATCTGATTTCATGTCTTTTTGTTTGA
- the cybC gene encoding cytochrome b562, giving the protein MQNTLKALAALTLLAASSLAAAADLGDDMDTLAENYKTVLNTDSAATLTQSLQNMRAAAQDAKQGTPPKLEDKAADSPEMKDFRSGLDTLIGQIDQALALANQGKVAEAKQLAQGFKQTRDANHKKFR; this is encoded by the coding sequence ATGCAGAATACCCTGAAAGCGCTGGCGGCGTTGACGCTGCTGGCAGCCAGTTCGCTGGCGGCCGCCGCCGATCTGGGCGACGATATGGACACTCTGGCGGAAAACTACAAAACGGTGCTGAATACCGATTCGGCCGCTACCCTTACACAGAGCCTGCAAAACATGCGCGCCGCCGCGCAGGATGCCAAGCAGGGCACCCCGCCGAAGCTGGAAGACAAAGCCGCCGACAGCCCGGAGATGAAAGATTTCCGCAGCGGGTTGGATACCCTGATCGGCCAGATCGATCAGGCGCTGGCGCTGGCCAACCAAGGCAAAGTCGCCGAAGCGAAGCAGCTGGCGCAGGGCTTCAAACAAACCCGCGACGCCAACCACAAGAAATTCCGCTAA
- the aaeA gene encoding p-hydroxybenzoic acid efflux pump subunit AaeA → MKNFSIKITRIAITLILVLLGIVAVFKAWVFYTESPWTRDAKFTADVVAIAPDVSGLLTDVPVVDNQLVKKGQVLFVVDRPRYEQALAEAGADVAYYQTLAAEKRREAGRRVKLGVQAMSQEEIDQSNNSLQTVQHQLAKAVAARELAQLDLERTTVRAPADGWITNLNVHAGEYITRGSVAVALVKKDSFYILAYLEETKLTGLNKGDRAEITPLGSNRIMHGTVDSVAAAVNNSSSTVNNKGLASIDSNLEWVRLAQRVPVKILLDAKDQQHPYPAGTTATVVIVGKNDRNADSGSPFVRLMHRLREFG, encoded by the coding sequence GTGAAAAATTTTTCGATAAAAATAACCCGAATCGCGATCACTTTGATTCTTGTGCTGCTGGGCATCGTTGCGGTGTTCAAGGCCTGGGTGTTCTACACCGAGTCGCCGTGGACGCGTGACGCCAAGTTCACCGCCGACGTGGTGGCGATCGCGCCGGACGTCAGTGGCCTGCTGACCGACGTGCCGGTGGTGGACAACCAACTGGTGAAGAAAGGGCAGGTGCTGTTCGTGGTCGATCGGCCGCGCTATGAGCAGGCGCTGGCGGAGGCCGGTGCCGACGTCGCCTACTATCAAACGCTGGCGGCGGAAAAACGGCGTGAGGCCGGCCGCCGCGTGAAGTTGGGCGTGCAGGCGATGTCGCAGGAAGAAATCGACCAGTCGAACAACTCGCTGCAGACCGTGCAGCACCAGCTGGCGAAGGCCGTGGCGGCGCGTGAGCTGGCGCAGCTGGATCTGGAGCGCACCACGGTGCGTGCCCCGGCCGATGGCTGGATCACCAACCTCAACGTCCACGCCGGCGAATACATCACCCGCGGCTCGGTGGCGGTGGCGCTGGTGAAGAAAGACTCCTTCTACATCCTGGCCTATCTGGAAGAAACCAAGCTGACCGGCCTGAATAAGGGCGACCGCGCGGAGATCACCCCGCTCGGCAGCAATCGCATCATGCATGGCACCGTCGACAGCGTGGCGGCGGCGGTAAACAACAGCAGCAGCACGGTTAACAACAAAGGATTGGCCTCGATCGACAGCAACCTGGAGTGGGTGCGCCTGGCGCAGCGCGTGCCGGTGAAGATCCTGCTGGACGCCAAGGACCAACAGCATCCGTACCCGGCCGGTACCACCGCCACCGTGGTGATCGTCGGCAAGAACGATCGCAATGCCGACAGCGGCTCGCCTTTTGTGCGCCTGATGCACCGGCTGCGTGAGTTCGGCTAA
- the pmbA gene encoding metalloprotease PmbA, which yields MKVVTQVAEQRKALEQAVSQALELARAGSDAAEVAVTKSTGISVSTRFGEVENVEFNSDGALGITVYHRQRKGSASSTDLSPDAIARTVQAALDIARYTSEDPCAGPAEKDLLAFEAPDLDLFHPTELDAERGIELAARAEQASLAADKRITNTEGGSFNSHYGIKVFGNSHGMLQSYCSSRHSLSSCVIAEQDGDMERDYAYTIGRAMGDLQSPEWVGQECARRTLARLAPRKLSTMKAPVLFASEVATGLFGHLVGAISGSSVYRKSTFLLDSLGKQILPEWLTVEEHPHLLKGLASTPFDSEGVRTQRRDIVKDGVLQTWLMTSYSARKLGLHSTGHAGGIHNWRIAGQGADFAGMLKQLGTGLVVTELMGQGVSGVTGDYSRGAAGFWVENGEIQYPVSEITIAGNLKDMLRNIVSVGSDIETRSNIQCGSVLLPEMKIAGQ from the coding sequence ATGAAAGTAGTCACCCAAGTTGCAGAACAGCGCAAGGCGCTGGAACAGGCCGTTTCTCAGGCGCTGGAGCTGGCCCGCGCCGGTTCCGACGCGGCGGAAGTCGCGGTCACCAAATCGACCGGCATCAGCGTCAGCACCCGCTTCGGCGAGGTGGAAAACGTCGAGTTCAACAGCGATGGCGCGCTGGGCATCACCGTGTATCACCGTCAGCGCAAAGGCAGCGCCTCTTCCACCGATCTCAGCCCGGACGCCATCGCCCGCACCGTGCAGGCGGCGCTGGACATCGCGCGCTACACCTCAGAAGATCCCTGCGCCGGCCCGGCGGAGAAAGATCTGCTGGCGTTCGAGGCGCCGGATCTCGATCTGTTCCACCCGACCGAGCTGGACGCCGAGCGCGGCATCGAGCTGGCGGCGCGCGCCGAGCAGGCTTCGCTGGCGGCGGACAAGCGCATTACCAACACCGAAGGCGGCAGCTTCAACAGCCATTATGGCATCAAGGTGTTCGGCAACAGTCACGGCATGCTGCAAAGCTACTGTTCCAGCCGCCACTCGCTGTCCAGCTGCGTCATTGCGGAGCAGGACGGTGACATGGAGCGGGATTACGCTTACACCATCGGCCGTGCGATGGGCGATCTGCAAAGCCCTGAGTGGGTGGGGCAGGAGTGCGCCCGCCGCACGCTGGCGCGTCTCGCGCCGCGCAAACTGTCGACCATGAAGGCGCCGGTGCTGTTCGCCTCTGAGGTCGCCACCGGGCTGTTCGGCCATCTGGTGGGCGCCATCAGCGGCAGCAGCGTTTACCGCAAATCCACTTTCCTGCTGGACTCGCTCGGCAAGCAGATTCTGCCGGAGTGGCTGACCGTCGAAGAGCATCCGCACCTGCTGAAAGGGCTGGCATCGACGCCGTTCGACAGCGAGGGCGTGCGCACCCAGCGGCGCGATATCGTCAAGGATGGCGTGCTGCAAACCTGGCTGATGACCAGCTACTCGGCGCGCAAGCTGGGCCTGCACAGCACCGGCCATGCCGGCGGCATCCATAACTGGCGCATTGCCGGGCAGGGCGCGGACTTCGCCGGCATGTTGAAACAGCTTGGCACCGGCCTGGTGGTCACCGAGCTGATGGGCCAGGGCGTCAGCGGCGTCACCGGCGATTACTCGCGCGGCGCCGCCGGTTTCTGGGTGGAAAACGGCGAGATCCAATATCCGGTCAGCGAGATCACCATCGCCGGCAACCTGAAAGACATGCTGCGCAACATCGTCAGCGTCGGCAGCGATATCGAAACCCGCAGCAACATCCAGTGCGGGTCGGTGCTGCTGCCAGAAATGAAGATCGCCGGCCAGTGA
- the yjgA gene encoding ribosome biogenesis factor YjgA encodes MNKQPEDWLDDVPENENEDDDEIIWVSKSEIKRDAEALKDLGAEMVDLGKNALDRIPLDEDLRAAIELAQKIKKEGRRRQLQLIGKMLRARDIEPIQTALDKLKNRHNQQVSLFHKLEALRDRLVEEGDDVIPSILDLYPAADRQQLRSLVRNAQKEKAANKPPKAYRQIFQYLRELAEAAD; translated from the coding sequence ATGAACAAACAGCCTGAAGACTGGCTCGACGATGTCCCGGAGAATGAAAACGAGGACGATGACGAGATTATCTGGGTCAGTAAAAGTGAGATTAAACGTGATGCCGAAGCGCTGAAAGACCTGGGGGCCGAAATGGTCGATCTGGGCAAAAACGCGCTGGACCGCATTCCGTTGGACGAAGATCTGCGCGCCGCCATCGAGCTGGCGCAGAAGATCAAGAAAGAGGGCCGTCGCCGTCAGCTGCAGCTGATCGGCAAGATGCTGCGCGCCCGCGATATCGAGCCGATCCAGACCGCGCTCGACAAGCTGAAAAACCGCCATAACCAGCAGGTTTCGCTGTTCCATAAACTGGAAGCGCTGCGCGACCGTCTGGTCGAAGAAGGCGATGACGTGATTCCATCGATCCTGGATCTGTATCCGGCCGCCGATCGCCAACAGCTGCGTTCACTGGTGCGCAACGCGCAGAAAGAGAAGGCCGCCAACAAGCCGCCTAAGGCTTACCGCCAGATCTTCCAATACCTGCGCGAGCTGGCCGAAGCGGCCGACTAA
- a CDS encoding ribonuclease has product MNKRILLAIVIAVVIAVFSALRGNEHRAIGGNPAVVQAPAGQQQSIDRLTQQQTVVSYLQQHQRLPDYYVTKKQAREQGWDPRSGNLCAVLPGKAIGGDRFSNREGQLPSAGGRVWREADINYQCGRRGADRLLYSSDGLIFVTRDHYKNFIRVE; this is encoded by the coding sequence ATGAACAAGCGGATTCTGTTGGCGATTGTCATCGCCGTGGTCATCGCCGTCTTCAGCGCGCTGCGCGGCAACGAGCACCGGGCGATCGGCGGCAACCCGGCGGTGGTGCAGGCGCCGGCGGGGCAGCAGCAGAGCATCGATCGGCTTACGCAGCAGCAAACGGTGGTGAGTTACCTGCAGCAGCATCAGCGGCTGCCGGACTATTACGTCACCAAGAAGCAGGCGCGCGAGCAGGGTTGGGACCCGCGTTCAGGCAACCTCTGTGCGGTATTGCCGGGCAAGGCGATTGGCGGCGATCGATTCTCTAACCGTGAAGGGCAACTGCCGAGTGCCGGCGGCCGAGTCTGGCGCGAAGCGGACATCAATTACCAGTGTGGCCGGCGCGGCGCCGATCGCCTGCTGTATTCGAGCGACGGTCTGATCTTCGTCACGCGCGACCATTACAAAAACTTCATTCGTGTGGAGTGA
- a CDS encoding barstar family protein, with protein sequence MAKVEFDFEQIQDVPTFYRDFAHKFALDEGFGANLDALWDVVTGDIGLPVEIEFTHLNARSKRRFGAIILLFEEAEEELEGSLRFNIRESSGEPAHHRG encoded by the coding sequence ATGGCAAAAGTAGAGTTTGATTTTGAACAGATCCAGGATGTGCCGACCTTCTACCGCGATTTCGCGCACAAGTTTGCGCTGGACGAGGGGTTCGGCGCCAACCTCGACGCGCTGTGGGACGTGGTGACCGGCGATATCGGCCTGCCGGTGGAAATCGAGTTCACTCACCTGAATGCCCGCAGCAAGCGTCGTTTCGGCGCGATCATTCTGCTGTTTGAAGAGGCGGAAGAAGAGCTGGAAGGCAGCCTGCGTTTCAATATCCGCGAAAGCAGCGGCGAACCGGCCCATCACCGGGGATGA
- a CDS encoding AraC family transcriptional regulator, protein MRNVRIDDIDHVTRAVIAIGTDYPPGHLLPMHSHRRAQLLYGATGVMHVFTQQGNWVVPPQHAVWLPPQMPHAVRMVGVTTRSLYLEPGALPAERPQVCQVVSVTPLMRQLLMAAVDMPLEYEQEGRDGALATLLLHELARLQPLPLHIPLPADPRLGELCHAFLQHPDAHDSAQRWAPRLYMSIRTFSRFFRAQTGLPFSQWRQRACVVLALALLAEGRSVTQVAMEMGYDSSAAFSTMFRRVLGQAPSSYLTEDGRDG, encoded by the coding sequence ATGCGCAACGTCCGCATTGATGACATCGACCACGTAACGCGCGCGGTGATCGCCATCGGCACCGATTATCCACCGGGCCACCTGCTGCCGATGCACAGCCACCGGCGCGCGCAGTTGCTGTACGGCGCCACCGGCGTCATGCACGTTTTCACCCAGCAAGGCAATTGGGTCGTCCCGCCGCAGCATGCGGTCTGGCTGCCGCCGCAGATGCCACACGCGGTGAGAATGGTCGGCGTCACCACCCGCAGCCTGTACCTCGAACCCGGCGCGTTGCCCGCCGAACGGCCGCAGGTATGCCAGGTGGTCAGCGTCACGCCGCTGATGCGCCAGCTGTTGATGGCGGCGGTGGATATGCCGCTGGAGTATGAACAAGAGGGGCGCGACGGAGCGCTGGCAACGCTGCTGCTGCATGAGCTGGCCCGGTTGCAACCCTTGCCGTTGCACATCCCGCTGCCCGCCGATCCTCGGCTGGGCGAACTGTGCCACGCCTTTTTGCAGCACCCCGACGCCCATGACTCCGCGCAGCGATGGGCCCCTCGGCTGTACATGAGTATTCGCACCTTCAGCCGCTTCTTTCGCGCGCAGACCGGCCTGCCGTTTTCACAATGGCGCCAGCGCGCCTGCGTGGTGCTGGCGTTGGCGCTGCTGGCCGAAGGGCGCAGCGTAACGCAGGTGGCGATGGAGATGGGATATGACAGCAGCGCGGCGTTTTCAACCATGTTTCGCCGCGTGCTGGGGCAGGCGCCCTCCTCCTATCTGACGGAAGACGGGCGCGACGGTTGA
- the aaeB gene encoding p-hydroxybenzoic acid efflux pump subunit AaeB, with the protein MSSPTFIRLRFAFKLSFAIVFALFVGFHLNLETPRWSAMTAAIVAAGPAFAAGGEPFSGAIRHRGWLRIIGTFIGCFVGLLIIITTARAPVVMLLLCCIWAGFCTWLSSLIKVENSYAWGLAGYTALIIIVTVATSESHLLEAPQFAIERCSEIVLGIVSAVLADLLFSPRSIKQDIDRAVDQLLVDQYRLMQMCISNADKEDIDRAWSNLVKSTTALDGMRNNLMMESSRWQKVNRRVKALHTLSLTLITQACETYLILLNHPDALQASLREQLMVPAENPQEIHKRMKLLRQVLTTHRSEETLPTLTGWVGAATRYLLLSKGVHTNGSISAVEEGVLSTETVVKPTSAEGHHAMINGLRTFVATAFGSLLWLWTGWTSGSGFMVIIAVITSLAMRTPAPRMVAMDFVLGMLAAIPVGSLFFMVILPATQQSILLLCLSLGLLAFFIGIEVQKRRLGSLGLLAGTINILVLSNPMEFNVTQFLDGALGQFLGSCVGLMVLLLIRDNSRERTGRTLLNQFVSSAVSALTTKAARRRQNHLPALYQQLNQLLMMFPNDIAKYRLALNLIIAHQRMQRAEIPVSEELSAFHRQIRSTADRVVSAKNDVKRAYYYDRLLGEMNEYQQKLVDNQAPLSVTGPVKRLADMLHRYRHALID; encoded by the coding sequence ATGAGTAGCCCAACCTTTATCCGGCTGAGATTTGCCTTCAAACTCAGCTTCGCGATTGTGTTTGCGCTGTTCGTCGGCTTCCATCTCAACCTGGAAACTCCGCGCTGGTCGGCGATGACCGCCGCCATCGTCGCCGCCGGCCCGGCTTTTGCCGCCGGCGGTGAACCCTTCTCCGGCGCCATCCGCCACCGCGGTTGGCTGCGCATCATCGGCACCTTTATCGGGTGCTTCGTCGGCCTGCTCATTATCATCACCACCGCCCGCGCGCCGGTGGTGATGCTGCTGCTGTGCTGCATCTGGGCCGGTTTCTGCACCTGGCTCTCTTCGCTGATCAAGGTGGAGAACTCCTATGCCTGGGGGCTGGCCGGGTATACCGCGCTGATCATCATCGTGACGGTTGCCACCAGCGAGTCTCATCTGCTGGAAGCGCCGCAGTTCGCCATCGAGCGTTGCAGCGAGATCGTGCTGGGCATCGTCAGCGCCGTGTTGGCGGATCTGCTGTTCTCGCCGCGTTCGATCAAGCAGGACATCGATCGGGCGGTGGATCAGTTGCTGGTGGATCAATACCGGCTGATGCAGATGTGCATCAGCAACGCCGACAAAGAGGATATTGACCGCGCCTGGAGCAATCTGGTCAAGAGCACTACGGCGCTGGATGGCATGCGCAACAACCTGATGATGGAGTCCTCGCGCTGGCAGAAGGTCAACCGCCGGGTAAAAGCGCTGCATACCCTGTCGCTGACGCTGATCACCCAGGCCTGCGAAACCTATTTGATCCTGCTGAATCACCCGGATGCGCTGCAAGCGAGCCTGCGGGAGCAACTGATGGTGCCGGCGGAAAACCCGCAGGAGATCCACAAGCGCATGAAGCTGTTGCGCCAGGTGCTGACCACGCATCGCTCCGAGGAAACGCTGCCGACCCTCACCGGCTGGGTCGGCGCGGCGACGCGCTACCTGCTGCTGTCGAAGGGCGTACACACCAACGGCAGCATCAGCGCGGTGGAAGAGGGCGTGTTGAGCACTGAAACCGTGGTCAAGCCGACCTCGGCGGAAGGGCATCACGCGATGATCAACGGCCTGCGCACCTTTGTGGCGACGGCGTTCGGCAGCCTGCTGTGGCTGTGGACCGGCTGGACGTCCGGCAGCGGTTTTATGGTGATCATCGCGGTGATCACCTCGCTGGCGATGCGCACCCCGGCGCCGCGCATGGTGGCGATGGATTTCGTGCTGGGCATGCTGGCGGCGATCCCGGTCGGTTCCCTGTTCTTCATGGTGATCCTGCCGGCGACGCAGCAGAGCATTTTGCTGCTGTGTCTCAGCCTCGGCCTGCTGGCGTTTTTCATCGGCATCGAGGTGCAGAAGCGGCGGCTCGGTTCGCTGGGGCTGTTGGCGGGGACGATCAACATTCTGGTGCTGAGCAATCCGATGGAGTTCAACGTCACCCAGTTTCTCGACGGGGCGCTCGGTCAGTTCCTCGGCAGCTGCGTCGGGCTGATGGTGCTGCTGCTGATCCGCGACAATTCGCGCGAGCGCACCGGCCGCACGTTGCTCAACCAGTTCGTCAGCAGCGCGGTGTCGGCGCTGACCACCAAGGCGGCGCGCCGTCGGCAAAACCACCTGCCTGCGCTGTATCAGCAGCTTAACCAGCTGCTGATGATGTTTCCGAACGACATCGCCAAGTATCGCCTGGCGCTGAACCTGATCATCGCCCACCAGCGCATGCAGCGGGCGGAAATTCCGGTCAGCGAAGAGCTGTCGGCCTTCCACCGCCAGATCCGCAGCACCGCCGATCGGGTGGTTTCCGCCAAGAACGACGTCAAGCGTGCCTATTACTATGATCGCTTGCTGGGTGAGATGAATGAGTACCAGCAGAAGCTGGTGGACAATCAGGCGCCGCTCAGCGTCACCGGGCCGGTGAAACGCCTGGCCGACATGCTGCATCGCTATCGCCACGCCTTGATCGATTGA
- a CDS encoding zinc ribbon domain-containing protein has translation MSLLKRLLGQGGINGGHQRAGHRGGHHGNRYNQHGEPGPQCPKCQAVNKSDARYCHRCGQPFAALSATCGQCAAPLPPGSRFCSQCGGGVP, from the coding sequence ATGAGCTTACTGAAAAGGTTGTTGGGGCAGGGCGGTATTAACGGCGGTCATCAGCGCGCGGGTCACCGCGGCGGGCATCATGGCAACCGCTATAACCAGCATGGCGAGCCGGGGCCGCAGTGCCCGAAATGCCAGGCGGTGAATAAATCGGACGCACGTTATTGCCATCGCTGCGGCCAGCCGTTTGCCGCGCTGAGCGCCACCTGCGGCCAGTGCGCCGCGCCGCTGCCGCCGGGCAGCCGCTTTTGCTCGCAGTGTGGCGGCGGTGTGCCATGA